From a region of the Podospora pseudopauciseta strain CBS 411.78 chromosome 7 map unlocalized CBS411.78m_7, whole genome shotgun sequence genome:
- the kri1 gene encoding Kinetochore protein Spc24 (EggNog:ENOG503P00B; COG:J; BUSCO:EOG09262POL) — MASASAKTARGGDKIVPKKQSLFDDSASSSEDDQEDGGVTLGGQTPGLNINEEYARRFEHNKKREELHRLQEKYGAGEESESSSDDESEDDEAALITEDLDAEISATLAAIKNKDPRIYDKEAVFYKPFDPTTDVKKDDEEKKEKPMFLRDYHRERYMAGDVGADDDATAADPNVPRTYVQEQAELKNAIMAEINNAAGADDEEWSDDDAFIKPVKKAEPAPAANGVHPSRAAVVEVTELDVKNADKNPEEFLSKFMASKAWAPDHKWQAFDSDEEDAEDDIADEFEHAYNMRFEDPTKSNEVLKTYSRNLANARSARKEELTGRKKLRALEKERKEAEKKEREAERARLRRLKVDEASERLKKIKQAAGMSGKQLTDEEWVEFLDKAWEDDDWEEEMKKRFNDDYYNEVDDMVIDSEEEEASGSEDEDGKKKKNSKKPKKPKWDDDIDIKDIIPDFKEDEEEVPAIALSDLEADQPAPSVEGSDSDDSDDSDRPAKKRKTTKDLKKEKAVAKKQARAELAKIEALVDTKMEIDQPRALEKKGKEQFTFKYRETSPTSFGLTARDILLAPSDAALNEFAGLKKLASFRDAEKKKKDKKKLGKKARLRQWRRDTFGKEFEESGPTYGFEKLLDEGKGKKKEKGSGANSVRVEKREKKKEGGEEKEQEKKVAVDGIVEGERKKKRKRSKKGKAAGGDGEGEE; from the coding sequence ATGGCCTCAGCTTCTGCGAAAACCGCCCGGGGTGGCGACAAGATTGTCCCCAAGAAGCAGTCCCTTTTCGACGACTCTGCCTCCAGTAGCGAAGATGACCAGGAAGATGGCGGCGTTACTCTCGGTGGCCAGACACCCGGCCTCAACATCAACGAGGAATACGCCCGCCGCTTCGAgcacaacaagaagagagaggagcTTCACCGCCTGCAGGAAAAGTACGGCGCCGGCGAGGAGTCCGAGTCCTCTTCTGACGACGAATCCGAGGACGACGAAGCCGCCTTGATCACCGAGGACTTGGACGCCGAAATCTCAGCCACGCTCGCCGCTATCAAGAACAAGGATCCGCGCATTTATGATAAGGAAGCCGTCTTCTACAAGCCTTTCGACCCTACCACAGATGTGAAgaaggatgacgaggaaaagaaggaaaagccCATGTTCCTCCGCGACTACCACCGCGAGCGCTACATGGCTGGCGACGTCGGCGCAGATGATgatgccaccgccgccgacccCAACGTTCCCAGGACCTACGTCCAGGAGCAGGCCGAACTCAAGAATGCCATCATGGCCGAaatcaacaacgccgccggcgccgacgacgaggaatggagcgacgacgacgccttTATCAAGCCCGTCAAAAAGGCCGAACCCGCCCCTGCTGCCAACGGCGTCCACCCTTCCAGAGCCGCCGTCGTCGAGGTGACGGAGCTGGACGTGAAGAACGCCGACAAGAACCCGGAGGAGTTTCTGTCCAAGTTCATGGCTTCCAAGGCGTGGGCGCCTGACCACAAGTGGCAAGCATTTGACTCTGACGAAgaggatgccgaggacgaTATTGCTGACGAGTTCGAGCATGCCTATAATATGCGATTCGAAGACCCCACCAAGAGCAATGAGGTCCTGAAGACGTACTCGAGAAACCTGGCCAATGCGCGCTCCGCTCGCAAGGAGGAGCTGACTGGACGTAAAAAGCTGAGAGCTctcgagaaggagaggaaggaggctgagaagaaggagagggaggcggaaAGAGCGAGGCTCAGGAGGCTCAAGGTGGACGAGGCGTctgagaggttgaagaagattAAGCAGGCGGCGGGCATGAGCGGGAAGCAGCTTACGGATGAGGAGTGGGTTGAGTTCTTGGATAAGGCATGGGAGGATGAcgactgggaggaggaaatgAAGAAGCGGTTCAATGATGACTACTACAATGAGGTCGACGACATGGTCATCgacagcgaggaggaggaagcctCTGGCAGCGAGGACGAAGAcggcaagaagaaaaagaattccaagaagcccaagaagcccaaATGGGATGACGATATCGACATCAAGGACATCATCCCTGACTTcaaggaagacgaggaagaagtaCCCGCTATTGCCCTTTCCGACCTCGAGGCTGATCAGCCTGCCCCTTCAGTTGAGGGTTCCGACTCTGATGATTCAGATGACTCTGACCGCCCAgccaagaagcgcaagaCCACCAAGGATctcaagaaggaaaaggcggTAGCCAAGAAACAAGCCAGGGCCGAGCTTGCCAAGATTGAAGCCTTGGTCGACACCAAGATGGAGATTGACCAGCCCCGCgcgctggagaagaagggcaaggagCAGTTCACCTTCAAGTACCGCGAGACCTCCCCCACATCATTCGGTCTCACGGCCCGCGATATCCTTCTGGCGCCCTCGGACGCGGCGCTGAATGAGTTTGcggggttgaagaagctggcCTCGTTTAGGGacgcggagaagaagaagaaggacaagaagaagctggggaagaaggcgaggttgagacagtggaggagggataCTTTTGggaaggagtttgaggagtCGGGGCCGACCTATGGGTTTGAGAAGCTGTTGGATGAGGGGAAGGgtaagaagaaggagaaggggagtgGGGCTAATTCGGTTAGGgttgagaagagggagaagaagaaggagggtggagaggagaaggagcaggagaagaaggtggcggTAGATGGgattgtggagggggagaggaaaaagaagaggaagaggtcgaagaaggggaaggctgctgggggtgatggtgagggtgaagagTAA
- the VPS21 gene encoding Vacuolar protein sorting-associated protein 21 (EggNog:ENOG503NY6F; COG:U), with product MADSGAPKPSSSVKLVLLGEAAVGKSSLVLRFVNNDFQENKEPTIGAAFLTQKCNLPTRTIKFEIWDTAGQERFASLAPMYYRNAQAALVVYDLTKPTSLIKAKHWVAELQRQASPGIVIALVGNKLDLTNDSAGGDGEGAGAGDGEDARKVTTDEAKSYAEEEGLLFFETSAKTGYNVTEVFTAIANAIPETSLKTARGPGASSAAARTEEQRVNLNGPRDPNAKEGCAC from the exons ATGGCCGACTCAGGTGCTCCCAAACCAAGCAGCAGCGTCAAGCTGGTGCTGCTCGGTGAAGCTGCTGTGGGAAAA TCATCTCTCGTTCTGCGGTTCGTCAATAACGATTTCCAAGAGAACAAGGAGCCAACAATAGGAG CTGCCTTCCTGACTCAAAAATGCAATCTACCCACACGCACCATCAAGTTCGAGATCTGGGATACCGCCGGCCAGGAAAGAttcgcctccctcgcccccaTGTACTACCGCAACGCCCAGGCAGCGCTTGTGGTCTACGACCTGACGAAGCCCACCTCGTTGATCAAGGCGAAACACTGGGTTGCCGAGCTGCAACGGCAGGCCTCGCCCGGTATTGTCATTGCTCTCGTTGGTAACAAGCTCGATCTCACAAACGATAGTGCTGGTGGAGACGGGGAAggggctggtgctggtgatggagaggatgcCAGAAAGGTGACGACAGATGAGGCCAAGTCGtatgctgaggaggaggggcttcTTTTCTTCGAGACCAGTGCCAAGACGGGCTACAACGTCACTGAGGTGTTCACGGCTATTGCAAATGCCATCCCTGAGACATCGCTCAAGACGGCTCGGGGTCCTGGTGCCTCTTCTGCGGCTGCTCGTAcggaggagcagagggtCAACCTCAATGGTCCTCGGGATCCAAATGCCAAGGAGGGATgtgcttgttga
- a CDS encoding uncharacterized protein (EggNog:ENOG503NYUY): protein MAASFTITEAQAELIRSLPQEDIPAKLRCAICSKLAVNAFRLPCCDQAICEGCQSTLPTSCPVCEHSPLSADDCKAHKALRTTIKVFLRTEEKKRESNRPKEATPITPVDPSPVSATAPVPPELNEQSAESVAPAGDNQEQSSSEAPAAEASVETSHGQENGEAAPGQNDETLEHDGADSDQPSHPAPEGEGVGEATSTELVKQEGTEVAEGEETEEVNGEEGDGNENDQEQNADGTAKPVTGGFGMGFGGNFEQMPMMMAMNNGFGSFPMMGMPGMNMDPAMMMQMWSGGFQGMGMNGMNMNMGMGAAAAAAAAGYGGEADNWSGQQSWNVGQDNYNHPSASGMGNGDYGSFNSGFQTGYNQGNYGHPNQFNDYRRNQWGGFPRGRGRGRGYGYGGGGYGRGNFHNGGYGGGNYNDQNFNNGQQQYPGSMNGQGSEFGGGENGEGAVGPNDGTVDEFGRSIRADDGAEGAADGHQDGVPHHQGEGGEEGAHQGEEGGPAQPADEVLINAPKGPKAMLRGLPNTSYIHLQARGWVDDGKPNTPNSANGTAAPSQAGDQPRSRSSSPSGSRRGGGGEDYHHHHSHRDRDHEAYHSSRRERGKSSRHEGQSTRTHSPSAVGSRSGSRSRSEDRKEKEERHRGGRRQRSHSPDGDREDDGEDRRHRSHRSSRKHDDRKEKDEHTRSRSASPPADESRRSSHRSSRKDRDSDKRRDREKDRDRDGEHESSRHKSSGHRSSHRDRDYDKDRSGRDRDRERDRDRNRDRDRDRDRERDRDRDRDRERDRDRDRKERRDRDRDRRDRDKERRHRSGKSTADGTEDGSSSKSKGLEIKGGGGGSKGHGENAAGDSVVGGRRSSAATTGPAVQDPHAAERAARDRERLLKETRRMASFASIAGSKRGRDRDGEGDDGERRRSRRKGRRGEVVDGEGEERERRDYD, encoded by the exons ATGGCGGCGtcattcaccatcaccgaggcCCAGGCCGAGCTTATTCG GTCTCTACCCCAGGAAGACATACCTGCGAAGCTCCGATGTGCTATTTGTAGCAAACTAGCTGTCAACGCTTTCCGTTTGCCCTGCTGCGACCAGGCCATCTGCGAGGGCTGTCAGTCGACTCTGCCTACGTCGTGTCCTGTTTGCGAACACTCCCCGCTCTCGGCCGACGATTGCAAGGCTCACAAAGCACTGCGGACGACCATTAAGGTTTTTCTTCGGacagaggagaagaagagggagtcAAATCGGCCAAAGGAGGCGACTCCCATCACTCCTGTCGATCCTAGCCCGGTTTCGGCAACTGCCCCAGTGCCACCTGAGCTGAATGAGCAATCGGCTGAGTCTGTGGCGCCTGCTGGGGATAATCAAGAACAATCCAGCTCGGAGGCACCTGCTGCTGAAGCTTCCGTTGAGACTTCCCATGGCCAGGAAAATGGTGAAGCGGCACCTGGTCAGAATGACGAGACTTTAGAACATGATGGTGCTGATTCT GACCAACCTTCACATCCTGCtcccgagggcgagggcgtaGGAGAAGCCACATCAACCGAATTGGTGAAGCAAGAAGGCACTGAAGttgccgagggcgaggaaacTGAGGAAGTCaacggcgaggagggggatggaaaTGAGAATGACCAAGAGCAGAATGCAGATGGTACAGCCAAGCCCGTGACTGGCGGTTTCGGCATGGGCTTTGGCGGCAACTTTGAACAAATGCCAATGATGATGGCCATGAACAACGGCTTTGGCAGTTTTCCAATGATGG GCATGCCAGGCATGAACATGGACccggcgatgatgatgcaaATGTGGAGCGGGGGTTTTCAAGGCATGGGCATGAACGGCATGAACATGAATATGGGCatgggagcagcagcagcagcagcagcagcagggtaCGGTGGCGAGGCCGATAACTGGAGCGGACAGCAATCATGGAATGTCGGCCAAGATAATTACAATCATCCAAGCGCTTCTGGCATGGGCAATGGTGATTATGGCTCGTTTAACTCTGGCTTCCAAACAGGATATAATCAAGGTAATTATGGCCACCCAAATCAGTTCAATGACTATCGCCGGAATCAGTGGGGGGGTTTTCCCCGTGGTAGAGGTCGCGGCCGCGGGTACGGgtatggcggcggcgggtaTGGACGAGGAAACTTCCACAATGGGGGGTATGGGGGTGGGAATTATAATGATCAGAATTTCAACAACGGACAGCAGCAGTATCCCGGCAGTATGAACGGTCAGGGCAGCGAGTTTGGTGGCGGCGAGAATGGCGAAGGTGCTGTTGGCCCGAATGATGGTACCGTCGATGAGTTTGGGCGCTCTATTCGCGCTGATGACGGTGCTGAGGGCGCCGCTGATGGCCACCAAGACGGGGTTCCGCATCAtcagggagagggtggtgaagagggggcaCACCAAGGCGAAGAGGGCGgtccagcccagccagctgATGAAGTTCTGATTAATGCACCCAAGGGTCCCAAGGCTATGTTGCGCGGTCTTCCCAACACGAGTTACATTCACCTACAAGCTAGAGGCTGGGTGGATGACGGGAAGCCGAATACCCCCAACAGTGCGAATGGCACTGCGGCGCCTAGCCAGGCGGGCGATCAACCCCGGTCACGTAGTAGTTCCCCGAGTGGCTCGCGgaggggcggtggtggtgaggattaccatcaccatcactctCACAGGGATAGGGATCATGAGGCTTATCACTCTtcgaggagagagaggggcaAGTCTTCGAGGCACGAGGGGCAGTCGACGAGGACGCATTCACCTTCTGCGGTGGGGAGTCGGAGTGGGAGTCGCAGTCGGAGTGAGGataggaaggagaaggaggagaggcatCGGGGTGGTAGACGGCAGAGGTCGCATTCGCCTGATGGGGATagggaagatgatggggaggaccGCCGGCATAGGTCGCATCGCAGCAGTAGGAAGCATGATGATcggaaggagaaggatgagcATACCCGCTCGCGCTCGGCGTCACCTCCGGCGGATGAGTCCCGAAGATCGAGCCAtcgcagcagcaggaagGATCGCGACTCGGATAAGAGACGGGATAGGGAGAAGGATCGGGATAGAGATGGGGAGCATGAGAGCAGCAGACATAAATCTAGCGGCCATCGGTCATCTCATCGGGATAGGGACTACGATAAGGATCGCAGCGGCCGAGACCGTGATAGAGAGCGGGACCGGGACCGCAATAGGGATCGTGACCGGGATAGGGATCGGGAAAGAGATAGGGATAGGGACCGTGACCGGGAGAGAGATCGTGATAGGGACAGGAAGGAGCGTCGTGATCGGGATCGGGACAGGCGGGATAGGGATAAGGAGAGGCGTCATAGGAGTGGGAAGTCTACTGCTGATGGGACTGAGGATGGGAGCTCGTCAAAGAGTAAAGGTTTGGAGAttaagggtggtggtggtgggtcgAAGGGTCATGGAGAGAATGCTGCTGGTGATAGCGTCGTTGGTGGGAGAAGGTCAAGTGCTGCTACGACTGGGCCTGCGGTGCAGGATCCGCATGCTGCTGAACGGGCTGCTCGGGATAGGGAGCGGTTGCTTAAGGAGACGCGACGGATGGCGAGTTTTGCTAGTATTGCTGGGTCGAAGAGGGGACGGGAtagggatggggagggggatgatggggagaggaggaggagtaggaggaaggggagacggggggaggtggtggatggggagggagaggagagggagagaagagatTATGATTGA
- a CDS encoding uncharacterized protein (EggNog:ENOG503Q49T; COG:S): protein MRPLPGDDAFGGRPRTSTMASGDSDTPAFLNMSSAAAAAAAPQMTYFFADEASIGDSSNARPPASFHHHHHHHHRSKDSKRFPSLDHPDHYSHHIPKQYPPRSSPAVQYEDRDVSGGRAISSNSNSKGKAVMAAADNTAVNSKPNESDDLATPMPVTSGNFPKLSSPHPPPPLSTTSNSRPTTPFLSAGPASTLGSISSRRNSLSLSSAPSVIGTDYDDRLYPDEDEQQLQETEIMESSGSVPQLVMPSIKMPSRRPFTEQGKQMGRLKVLIAGDSGVGKTSLIKAVVQSCESVVHVDSIVAGEGNGMLRSLPVGGRRGKGKGSGETREITEVWASTKPYPEWWSEVEAGGGGLGRRKSLGDEVLDRNICFVDTMGYGFGSSSMDTITPVTEYIQGHLQRISSGSLSDGDVLSMLGGEGGVQVDVVFYMVSNRLRPVDIHYLQQLSPLTNIIILLAQTDLMSADQVAASKAQIYSQLKEANIRLFSFNTTSFNSDKQGVYATSSANGSDHDNMDASLLMSPDYVQPLFPTELATLVEQVFNKDGISRLRHAAARKYIQWRKTQSPSPPSLSQRSLRMSNSFSQNSVSGSQMLNPLGSPPSYALARITDHTQREERLAQVRFANWAADLQKSIANERAQYLALARGDRALWLTERLNECIQEGSLVPVNSRQHTHRHRGRSGSDGLESQRYNNVRRQQQVRQVHRESSLRKEPEGKQQQQQQQNSNHDPLGLLEVAADLRRKGLVVLEVLGSIGVLGGVVVWVVDRWVHVQAIGWVLGEWERWWEGR, encoded by the exons ATGCGTCCGCTCCCCGGTGATGACGCCTTTGGTGGGCGTCCTCGGACCTCGACCATGGCGAGCGGCGACAGCGACACACCCGCCTTTTTGAACAtgtcttctgctgctgccgccgctgctgctccgcAAATGACTTATTTCTTTGCTGATGAAGCTTCCATTGGGGATTCTTCGAACGCGAGACCACCTGCTTCgtttcatcatcatcatcatcatcatcacaggTCGAAGGATAGCAAGAGGTTCCCTTCGCTGGATCATCCTGATCATTATTCGCATCATATTCCCAAACAATATCCGCCACGCAGCTCACCAGCTGTTCAGTACGAAGACCGCGACGTCAGCGGCGGTAGAGCGATAAGCTCAAACTCAAACTCCAAAGGCAAAGCtgtgatggctgctgctgataaCACTGCTGTCAATTCCAAACCTAATGAGAGTGATGACCTGGCCACGCCTATGCCAGTGACCTCGGGCAATTTCCCAAAGTTATCatcaccccatcctccaccgccgttATCGACTACTTCCAACTCCCGCCCTACCACCCCGTTTCTGTCCGCCGGTCCAGCTTCAACACTGGGAAGTATCTCTTCTCGACGAAACTCATTGTCCTTATCCTCCGCCCCGTCTGTTATCGGAACCGACTACGACGATCGTTTATACCCCGACGAAGACGAGCAACAATTGCAAGAGACAGAAATCATGGAAAGCAGCGGGAGTGTGCCGCAGCTGGTTATGCCCAGTATCAAGATGCCTTCTCGACGGCCGTTTACCGAACAGGGGAAACAGATGGGTAGACTGAAGGTGTTGATTGCGGGGGATAGTGGTGTGGGAAAGACTAGTTTGATCAAGGCTGTGGTGCAGAGCTGTGAGAGTGTTGTGCATGTTGATTCGATTGTTGCTGGAGAAGGGAATGGGATGCTGAGGAGTTTGCCTGTGGGAGGcaggaggggaaaggggaaggggagtggggagacgagggagatTACCGAGGTTTGGGCTAGTACGAAGCCTTATCCTGAGTGGTGGAGTGAGGTAGaggcggggggtggtgggttgggtagGAGGAAGAGCTTGGGGGATGAGGTGCTGGATAGGAATATTTGTTTTGTTGATACGATGGGGTATGGGTTTGGGAGTTCG TCTATGGATACTATTACGCCGGTGACGGAGTATATTCAGGGTCATCTTCAGCGAATTAGTAGTGGTTCGTTGAGTGATGGGGATGTGTTGAGCATgctgggtggtgaggggggtgtgcAGGTTGATGTGGTGTTTTATATGGTGTCGAACC GCCTCCGCCCTGTTGATATTCACTACTTACAACAGCTCTCACCCTTGACCAACATCATTATCCTGTTGGCGCAAACTGACCTTATGTCTGCGGACCAGGTTGCCGCAAGCAAGGCGCAAATCTACAGCCAGCTGAAAGAGGCCAATATCCGCCTCTTCTCTTTCAACACAACCTCTTTCAATTCCGATAAGCAAGGGGTATACGCCACATCCAGTGCCAACGGCTCAGACCACGACAACATGGACGCAAGCCTTCTCATGTCTCCCGACTACGTCCAACCACTCTTCCCAACTGAACTCGCCACCCTCGTCGAACAAGTCTTCAACAAAGATGGCATCTCCCGCCTCCGTCACGCAGCCGCCCGTAAATACATCCAATGGCGAAAGACCCAGTCCCCAAGCCCACCATCGCTGTCACAGCGGTCCCTCCGCATGTCCAACTCTTTCAGCCAAAATTCTGTCTCTGGAAGCCAGATGCTCAACCCGCTTGGTAGCCCTCCATCGTACGCCCTAGCCAGAATCACAGACCACACCCAAAGAGAGGAACGCCTCGCCCAAGTCCGCTTTGCCAACTGGGCTGCTGACCTACAGAAATCCATTGCCAACGAGAGGGCTCAGTATCTGGCCCTTGCCCGTGGTGACCGTGCCCTCTGGCtgacggaacggcttaatgAGTGTATTCAAGAGGGGAGTCTAGTCCCAGTGAATAGTAGACAGCAtacccaccgccaccgtggaaggagtgggagtgaTGGGTTAGAGTCACAGAGGTATAATAATGTGAGGAGACAGCAGCAAGTGAGGCAGGTGCATAGGGAGAGTAGTTTGAGGAAGGAACCAGAGGggaagcaacagcagcagcagcagcaaaactCGAATCATGACccgttggggttgttggaagTGGCGGCTGacttgaggaggaaggggttggttgttttggaggtgttggggagtATTGGGGTTTTgggcggggtggtggtttgggttgtTGATCGGTGGGTGCATGTGCAGGCTAttgggtgggtgttgggtgagtgggagaggtggtgggaggggaggtga